Proteins encoded by one window of Candidatus Paceibacterota bacterium:
- a CDS encoding exonuclease, with translation MDANNLKNLIFVDCEANGKCPSMGKLTEFGAVTYPSKATFHGVLIERKPDPENPEFKMTTGVLFDEKEIFEKFDAWLQEVCGEEKPRFVSDNPAFDWQWINDSFHRTLGRNPFGYSARRIGDFYAGLIGDFKDTSSWKRLRITKHDHHPVHDAMGITLKLLRDCLRVIGLKSSDTPPSQPQLAA, from the coding sequence ATGGATGCAAATAATCTTAAAAATTTAATTTTTGTAGACTGCGAGGCTAACGGCAAGTGTCCAAGTATGGGCAAGCTTACTGAATTTGGCGCAGTCACATACCCCTCAAAAGCCACCTTTCATGGAGTGTTGATTGAAAGAAAGCCTGACCCAGAAAATCCTGAGTTCAAGATGACGACAGGCGTGCTCTTTGATGAAAAGGAAATATTTGAGAAATTTGACGCATGGCTCCAGGAGGTATGCGGTGAAGAAAAACCCAGATTCGTCAGTGACAATCCGGCATTTGATTGGCAGTGGATCAATGACAGCTTCCATCGAACTCTTGGTAGAAATCCATTCGGATATTCTGCTAGAAGAATTGGTGACTTTTACGCTGGCTTAATTGGAGACTTTAAAGATACCTCATCTTGGAAAAGATTGCGTATAACAAAGCACGACCACCATCCCGTTCACGATGCTATGGGTATAACCTTGAAGCTTTTGAGAGATTGCTTAAGGGTGATAGGCCTAAAATCTAGCGATACTCCGCCATCTCAGCCTCAGTTGGCTGCGTAA
- a CDS encoding ATP-binding protein — MLKNTIIKQKGDRDRLMSLPYVERTQEIRAQKWMSSDLIKVILGPRRAGKSVFALMLLKDQSFAYFNFDDESLPGEEKIDLDELLSELKQVYGDTKYIFFDEIQNLPNWELFVNRLHRSGYNLVLTGSNASLLSKELATHLTGRHIPIEILPFSFQEFLKAKSYELDADKLALPDEKAKLFSYLTQYMTNGGYPEVVTKDVDPRGYLDVLFDAVLFKDVIKRHRVKFSKQIDNLGSYLINNVSNQYTARKLRDVLQFKSDVTVAKYLDYLIEAYLLFSLDRHSSKASSRIQSAKKTYVIDNGLVTAKAVQHSPNTGKLMENLVFTELVKKGNEPNREVFYYKTRNDREIDFVIKNGHEVVELIQVTYDVTNPDVEEREVKALVEAGQELNVNKLTILTWNEKREVKKGEVTIVFRPLYEWLLEVNKEN, encoded by the coding sequence ATGCTAAAAAACACCATAATAAAGCAAAAAGGAGACCGAGATAGGCTCATGTCTCTTCCATACGTAGAACGTACACAAGAGATAAGAGCTCAAAAGTGGATGTCTTCAGATTTGATAAAAGTTATTCTCGGACCCCGACGAGCAGGAAAATCGGTCTTTGCTTTGATGTTGCTTAAAGATCAGTCTTTCGCCTATTTTAATTTCGATGATGAATCACTCCCTGGTGAGGAAAAAATAGATCTCGATGAACTTCTTTCAGAATTAAAACAGGTCTACGGTGATACAAAATATATTTTCTTTGATGAAATACAAAACCTTCCAAATTGGGAATTGTTTGTAAACCGTCTTCATCGTTCCGGATACAATCTGGTCCTCACCGGTTCTAATGCCAGCCTTCTTTCAAAAGAACTGGCTACGCATCTTACTGGTAGACATATTCCGATAGAGATACTACCTTTTAGTTTCCAGGAGTTTTTAAAAGCTAAGAGTTATGAACTTGATGCGGACAAACTAGCTCTACCTGATGAAAAGGCAAAGCTGTTTAGTTATCTAACTCAGTACATGACGAATGGCGGATACCCTGAAGTTGTCACAAAAGATGTGGACCCTCGAGGATACTTGGATGTACTGTTCGATGCTGTGCTATTTAAGGACGTCATAAAAAGACACCGAGTTAAGTTTTCAAAGCAAATAGATAACCTAGGATCGTATTTGATAAACAATGTTTCAAATCAATACACCGCAAGAAAGCTTCGTGATGTATTGCAATTTAAAAGCGATGTAACCGTAGCAAAGTATCTCGATTATTTGATAGAGGCATATTTGTTGTTCTCTCTCGATCGTCACTCAAGTAAAGCAAGTTCCCGAATACAGTCTGCTAAAAAAACGTATGTGATAGACAACGGCCTTGTTACTGCTAAAGCGGTCCAACACTCCCCTAACACAGGAAAGCTTATGGAGAACTTGGTATTTACCGAACTCGTCAAAAAAGGTAATGAACCGAATCGTGAGGTGTTCTATTACAAAACTAGAAATGATAGAGAGATAGACTTTGTTATAAAAAATGGACATGAAGTCGTAGAACTCATACAGGTAACATATGACGTTACCAATCCTGACGTCGAAGAACGTGAAGTCAAAGCCCTCGTGGAAGCCGGACAGGAATTGAATGTGAATAAACTCACAATCCTTACATGGAATGAAAAAAGGGAGGTAAAAAAAGGTGAAGTCACAATAGTATTTAGACCTCTGTATGAGTGGCTACTTGAAGTAAACAAAGAAAATTAA